From one Lineus longissimus chromosome 3, tnLinLong1.2, whole genome shotgun sequence genomic stretch:
- the LOC135485356 gene encoding uncharacterized protein LOC135485356 isoform X2, whose amino-acid sequence MGPRLYASSNCISQTLQGIEPKQQSRAWGTGGYLNIFMAKSYKFQEGYLIGWQMYNRIDSDSYFVDVFRTVAGAQGTLDLVHSTKVNGTTAGNKTILVATAFKVQTGDYIGVHTDGSGTYGLATELSGISSADWPTFIKRTFSDYFVTSKRVSIASNAIGCRKVALRAVVVSDPFKGTGTCDQYFVKLSTILTKSVLSQVSHSAAECSFLCVRTASCNSFSFDSTTNICMLYFAVKTHLSYNQLKENTSLVDEHWMI is encoded by the exons ATGGGACCGA GACTTTACGCATCATCAAATTGCATCTCGCAGACGTTACAAGGAATAGAACCAAAACAGCAAAGTAGAGCGTGGGGTACCGGCGGTTACCTCAACATATTCATGGCGAAATCGTACAAGTTTCAGGAAGGATACCTTATCGGGTGGCAAATGTACAACCGAATTGACAGCGACAGTTATTTTGTGGATGTGTTCCGGACCGTTGCTGGCGCTCAGGGGACACTCGACTTGGTGCACTCGACGAAAGTCAACGGTACAACTGCTGGAAACAAGACCATACTGGTCGCAACTGCCTTCAAG GTTCAAACTGGTGATTATATTGGTGTTCACACTGACGGGAGTGGAACGTACGGGTTGGCAACGGAACTTAGCGGAATATCTTCGGCGGATTGGCCAACTTTCATCAAGAGAACGTTCAGCGATTATTTCGTCACGAGTAAGAGAGTCTCTATTGCAAGCAACGCCATAGGCTGCAGAAAAGTGGCTTTGAGAGCTGTTGTTGTCAGTGATCCATTCAAAG GGACAGGTACCTGTGACCAATACTTTGTCAAACTGTCTACCATCCTGACAAAGTCAGTCCTTTCCCAGGTATCTCACTCTGCAGCCGAATGCTCCTTCCTGTGTGTGAGGACCGCATCTTGCAATAGCTTCAGCTTCGACTCGACTACCAACATCTGTATGCTGTACTTTGCTGTGAAGACACACTTGTCCTACAACCAACTCAAAGAGAACACAAGTTTGGTTGATGAACATTGGATGATTTGA
- the LOC135485356 gene encoding uncharacterized protein LOC135485356 isoform X1 — protein MTTNLSRFKFTFALKLLFLFVVAPGLYASSNCISQTLQGIEPKQQSRAWGTGGYLNIFMAKSYKFQEGYLIGWQMYNRIDSDSYFVDVFRTVAGAQGTLDLVHSTKVNGTTAGNKTILVATAFKVQTGDYIGVHTDGSGTYGLATELSGISSADWPTFIKRTFSDYFVTSKRVSIASNAIGCRKVALRAVVVSDPFKGTGTCDQYFVKLSTILTKSVLSQVSHSAAECSFLCVRTASCNSFSFDSTTNICMLYFAVKTHLSYNQLKENTSLVDEHWMI, from the exons ATGACAACCAATCTGTCCCGTTTCAAATTTACTTTTGCGTTAAAGTTGCTTTTTCTATTCGTGGTCGCGCCAGGACTTTACGCATCATCAAATTGCATCTCGCAGACGTTACAAGGAATAGAACCAAAACAGCAAAGTAGAGCGTGGGGTACCGGCGGTTACCTCAACATATTCATGGCGAAATCGTACAAGTTTCAGGAAGGATACCTTATCGGGTGGCAAATGTACAACCGAATTGACAGCGACAGTTATTTTGTGGATGTGTTCCGGACCGTTGCTGGCGCTCAGGGGACACTCGACTTGGTGCACTCGACGAAAGTCAACGGTACAACTGCTGGAAACAAGACCATACTGGTCGCAACTGCCTTCAAG GTTCAAACTGGTGATTATATTGGTGTTCACACTGACGGGAGTGGAACGTACGGGTTGGCAACGGAACTTAGCGGAATATCTTCGGCGGATTGGCCAACTTTCATCAAGAGAACGTTCAGCGATTATTTCGTCACGAGTAAGAGAGTCTCTATTGCAAGCAACGCCATAGGCTGCAGAAAAGTGGCTTTGAGAGCTGTTGTTGTCAGTGATCCATTCAAAG GGACAGGTACCTGTGACCAATACTTTGTCAAACTGTCTACCATCCTGACAAAGTCAGTCCTTTCCCAGGTATCTCACTCTGCAGCCGAATGCTCCTTCCTGTGTGTGAGGACCGCATCTTGCAATAGCTTCAGCTTCGACTCGACTACCAACATCTGTATGCTGTACTTTGCTGTGAAGACACACTTGTCCTACAACCAACTCAAAGAGAACACAAGTTTGGTTGATGAACATTGGATGATTTGA